The nucleotide window AGGCGAGGTGCGGCCCCACTGCGTTACTGTAGATGCGACCGGTTCTGGCGATGCGGATTGGGCGGATGGCGGAGCACGAGCTTCGCGGTCCGGTAGAGCTTCGATCTGCGGGCCGATCACCTGTCGCTGTCCGCCGTCCACCCTGAGGGCGGGAGGGCATCAACGCAGCGGCGGCGAGGGTTGACAGGTGCGAGGGGGCTAGCTATAATCGAGTTTAGCGACAAATGGGCCCTGCAACGGTCGTTTGTAGAACCGGAGACAGAAGAGACCTGGGCGCCGCTACTACCGAGCCGGTCTCTTTTTTCATTTCCATCAGATTCCGCACCTGGAGGTATTGCGTGGTCGAGATTCAGCTTGGTGAGAACGATCGTCTGGACTGGGCGCTGAAGCAGTTCCGCCGTCGCATGATCCGTTCGGGTCTGTTCAAGGACATGCGCCGCAAGCGGTTCTACGAGAAGCCCAGCGAGGCGAAGAAGGCCAAGTCGAAGGCTGCGCAGCGCCGTCGTGCGAAGGACCGCCGCAGTGCCCGCCGCGGGGGGCAGTTCTAGGCCCGCGATCAGACCGTCCGGACCCGAGCTAAGGGGCCGGACAGCAATCACACAAAGGGAAACACCGAATGCGCACCACCGGTACCGTGAAGTGGTTCAACGACGCGAAGGGCTTCGGCTTCATCACGCCTGAGAGCGGGGAGAAGGACTGCTTCGTCCATCACTCCGCCATCCAGGCGCAGGGCTTCCGCACCCTCGCCGAGGGCGAGCGGGTCGAGTTCACCATCGTCGACGGTGCCAAGGGCCCCGCGGCGGAGAACGTGACCCGCGTCGACTGAGCCGCTTCCCCGGAAGCAGCTGAAGAAGGGCGCCCCGTCATCTCGACGGGGCGCCCTTCTCGCGTCCGGGCGTGTCGTCGCCGGTGTTCTCGCGTCCTCCGTGGATGCGCAGATCCGGCGTTCTCGAGCATCCGCAATGCCTCCGCAACCCGATGCGGATCGGGTACGACGAATCGCACCGTTCGTCGTACCCCAAAATGATGTGCGGCGGGAGACTCGCGCGGCGTGATCCGTCAGCCGGCGTGGAGCACGCGAGGCTCACGCCGCGGGCGGGGAGACCCCGGACGGAGGCGGGCCAGGCAGTATCGGCCCGCCGGAGGAGGAGGCTCCCCGACCCCGCGCAGGAGACGGGCGGCAGGCACCGCAGTTCAGAGGTGCCGACCGCCTGGCTCCGGAGCGGCCCGACGCACCAACCGCATCCGAAGCGCGACCCACGCAAGAAGCCTCCGAAGAGATGACCTCTCCGGAGGCTTCCTCACGTCCGTATCTCGCCTACTGCTTGTGCGAGAGGGAGTACGTGTAGGCGGCGACGGCGCGGACCTGAGCGTCGGTGAGCTCGTGCGACGCGGGCATGTACGAAATCTCGTCCTTGCGGCCGGGGGCGCCGTTGCGCACCACGGTGCCGATCTCCTCGAACGAGCCGCCCTTCGCCACGGTCCACGCGGTGTCGGTGAGCGCGGAGCCCAGCTGCGTCCCCTCGCCGTTCTCGCCGTGACACACCACGCACCGCTCGGCGAAGATCTGCTGGCCCTCGGTGCCCGCGTCGGCCGCCACGCCCTGCGGCATGGCCCCCGGCGGCGCGGCCCTGTGCACCACCGGAGCCTCCGCCTGCTGCCCGTCCGCCCCGCCGCCCGCGCCCGCACCCTTCCCGCATGCCGCAGCCGCGACCAGCACGGCCGCCATCCACGCCCCTCGCCGCATCCGTACCTCTTTCCCCGTTGCCCGGCCATTTGCCGCGGGCGCCGCGCCGCCGAAAACGGCGGGGGCGGCGCCCGGTCGAGCCCGCCCCTACCGCAAGCGCTGTTCCGGCTTGGGCGCGGGGGCCGGCGCCGTCTGCCGGGGCCAGCCGCAGTTGGCGCAGAAGCTCCACTCCGGCTCCACCATGGCGCTGCACTCGGCGCACGGCACGGGCTTGAGGCACTTGCCGCAGAACGGGCAGAAGCGCACGTCGCCGTCCTTGGGCAGCGTGGACCGGCAGCCGGGGCACGCGGGCGCGGGAGGCGCCTGCGGCGCGGCGGCGGGAGCGGCCTGGCGGGGCGAGGTGGCGTCCATCGACGGCGGCGGCTTCGCACCCGCGCGGCGCGGCGCGCGCTCGCCCGCGGGAGACGCAGCGGAGGCGGCGGGAGGCGGCGGCGACGGCACGTCGATCCGCACGGCGATGTTGGGGTTGACGTGCGCCGCGGCGTCGGAGTAGTCCCGGTAGACGCCGAGGATGGGATTCGGCGCGGCCAGCTCGCGCTGCAGCTCCTCCAGCACGTCGACCGCGTCCACGCGCACGTACCCGCGCTCGCCGGCCAGCAGGCGCAGCAGGGCGTGCTCGTACGCGGCCAGCTCGGTGAAGCCCAGGTCCGCCCGCACGGCGCGGTACGGCACCAGTGTCTGGTACACCTCGCCGATGGTCACGGGCACGCCGCCGGCCTCGCGCGGGGCGTGGGCCAGGCTCTCTACCATCCGCCGGTACAGGCGGTCCAGTGCGTCCATCGGGCTGCTTGGGGGTGCGGAAACGGGAGAGGAAGTCGCGGCGGCGGTGCGCTACGGGACGGTCACGGCCGGCGGCTGGGCGCCCGCGGGCGCGCCGGGGCCGCCGGCGGGAACGGTGCCATCGGCTGGATACGCGGGCGCGGCCGGCAAGGGCGCGGCGGGGATCATCGCGCGCACCTGCGGCGGGGCGCCGGCCAGCGCGCGCTCGGCGGCGGCGGGCTGGCCGGCGGCGCGGAGTGCGCGGACCAGGCCGCCCCAGCCGAGCGTGCTCTGCGGGTCCGCGGCGATGGCGGTGCGGAAGTGCGGGACCGCCTGCGCAGGGTGCCCGCTGTCCAGCAGCAGGAAGCCCAGCTCGGTGCGCAGCCGCGGGTCGTCGGGCGCGGCCTGGAGCCCCGCCTTGATCTCGCGCGCGGAGTCCGCCCGCCGGCCGGAGCGGCGGTAGATCTGCGAGAGGTAGAGGTGCGGCGTGGCGTCGTCCGGATGCGCGACGGAGTACGCCATGAAGGTCCGCTCGGCCTCGTTCACCTGGCCCTGGCGGAAGAGCGACTCTCCGCGCGCCAACTCGGCCGTGCCGCTCCGCCCGCGCGTGAGCCACACCGCCGCGCCCACGAGCAGCGCCGCCAGCACCGCCGCTGTGGCGATCAGCCCCCACGGGCGCCCGCGCGAGGCGGAGGTGGGCACGGCGTGCACGGCCTCCTCTTCGGCCGACGGGGGGATGAGCGTCTGGTCCGCGGGCGTGAAGACCGGGTCCTGCATGGCCGTGGGCAGGGGATGCGCGGTGACGTGCCGCTCCAGCCCCTCGGCCACGGAGAGCGCCACGTCGGCGTCGCGCTGCGTGGCCGCGCCGCCCGCGGCGATGCGGTTCGCGCCGGCCATCATCTCGTAGAAGCCCGCCGCCAGCTCCATGGGCAGGCGGTCGCGCTGGCGCAGCTCGGCCAGCATGGCCTCGGCCGGCAGGTCGTCTGGCGACAGCGCGCGCAGGCGCAGGTCCACCGGCGCGGTGGGGTCGTCGCGCAGCAGGCGCCGCAGCGTGGTCTCGACCGCCCCCGCCAGCCTCACCACCGCACGCGCCCTGGCGCCCTCGTCGCCGCCGCGAAGCGCCCACAGCTCCTGCTCGGCCGCGCGCAGCGGCCGCAGCGTAGATTCCCGGTCCGTGCTCATCCCCCGTCCCTTCCCGTCAGCCGTTGGGTACGTACCTGGCCCGTGGCCCGCGTCACGACTCGATGCGCAGCAGCCCGATGCGTGCTCCGCCGCGGACGAACGCCTCGGCGGTGTCGCAGGGCAGCTCGGCGCCCGTGCGCTCGCGGACCAGCAGGGCCGCGCGGTGCATGAACGACGCCAGCGGCTCGTCCGGGTCGGCCGTGGTGTCGCGCATCCGCGCCACGATCTGCTCCCACGTGCCCTCGTACACGCGGCCCTCCACGGTGCGCACGCGGTGCATCTGCACCTCGGTGTCGCCGCGCGCCTCGCCGGGGCTGAGCATGCGCATGATGAAGTCGATCTGCGACGACGCGTCGGCCACGGCGGGCGGCACGTCGTCTCCCCCGCCCTCGAACGAGGC belongs to Longimicrobiaceae bacterium and includes:
- the rpsU gene encoding 30S ribosomal protein S21, translating into MVEIQLGENDRLDWALKQFRRRMIRSGLFKDMRRKRFYEKPSEAKKAKSKAAQRRRAKDRRSARRGGQF
- a CDS encoding tetratricopeptide repeat protein; its protein translation is MSTDRESTLRPLRAAEQELWALRGGDEGARARAVVRLAGAVETTLRRLLRDDPTAPVDLRLRALSPDDLPAEAMLAELRQRDRLPMELAAGFYEMMAGANRIAAGGAATQRDADVALSVAEGLERHVTAHPLPTAMQDPVFTPADQTLIPPSAEEEAVHAVPTSASRGRPWGLIATAAVLAALLVGAAVWLTRGRSGTAELARGESLFRQGQVNEAERTFMAYSVAHPDDATPHLYLSQIYRRSGRRADSAREIKAGLQAAPDDPRLRTELGFLLLDSGHPAQAVPHFRTAIAADPQSTLGWGGLVRALRAAGQPAAAERALAGAPPQVRAMIPAAPLPAAPAYPADGTVPAGGPGAPAGAQPPAVTVP
- a CDS encoding cold shock domain-containing protein, giving the protein MRTTGTVKWFNDAKGFGFITPESGEKDCFVHHSAIQAQGFRTLAEGERVEFTIVDGAKGPAAENVTRVD
- a CDS encoding zinc ribbon domain-containing protein, with the translated sequence MDALDRLYRRMVESLAHAPREAGGVPVTIGEVYQTLVPYRAVRADLGFTELAAYEHALLRLLAGERGYVRVDAVDVLEELQRELAAPNPILGVYRDYSDAAAHVNPNIAVRIDVPSPPPPAASAASPAGERAPRRAGAKPPPSMDATSPRQAAPAAAPQAPPAPACPGCRSTLPKDGDVRFCPFCGKCLKPVPCAECSAMVEPEWSFCANCGWPRQTAPAPAPKPEQRLR
- a CDS encoding c-type cytochrome; amino-acid sequence: MAAVLVAAAACGKGAGAGGGADGQQAEAPVVHRAAPPGAMPQGVAADAGTEGQQIFAERCVVCHGENGEGTQLGSALTDTAWTVAKGGSFEEIGTVVRNGAPGRKDEISYMPASHELTDAQVRAVAAYTYSLSHKQ